The proteins below come from a single Tachypleus tridentatus isolate NWPU-2018 chromosome 13, ASM421037v1, whole genome shotgun sequence genomic window:
- the Edc3 gene encoding enhancer of mRNA-decapping protein 3 gives MGDRWIGCEVIVDCGDTLGIFQGRISEVDTEDQTITLVDFCRNGVHSQYPHLIVSSQDICDLKILRTAEDLEKSSHNQVDHCKTSNSTGTEESFSSPAKVEEHNKRRGDGRKKITTPKKLEGKKRLSERDEACFSAPVDSYILEHEFDFEKNLALFDKQAIFEEIEAHSKPDVVRLVDTNIRQTAKYRCDENILLSEPITYREISVPCVVEKEYVTDTGLVVPSITKELQSQLIEASDRFGFSTERRLEMAGRAASEMVLQLAGGNHRLNPQNSHQRPTAVVICTSHQQGAQAVNCGRHLANHGVQVTVLHPAVHETEDAWFTKELKLFKLTGGKTTSSVADLLPQTVDIILVAIDEHFETSEVKTDQHWYNSSYQWASHCKAPLLLLDPSPEAKTSLDFAPKWILVTILPLAFPSSNASLYLCDVGLPGEVFNDVGICYASPFGSKFVIPLYNKDS, from the exons ATGGGAGATCGCTGGATTGGTTGTGAAGTAATTGTTGACTGTGGTGATACTTTAGGAATCTTTCAGGGTCGGATATCTGAAGTTGACACTGAGGATCAAACTATTACACTTGTGGATTTTTGTAGAAATGGGGTTCATTCTCAGTACCCCCATTTAATTGTCAG TTCACAGGATATCTGTGATTTAAAAATTCTTCGCACTGCTGAGGATTTGGAAAAATCCTCTCATAATCAGGTGGATCATTGCAAAACTTCTAACAGCACAGGAACTGAAGAATCATTTTCATCTCCAGCCAAAGTGGAAGAACATAACAAAAGGAGAG GTGATGGACGTAAAAAAATAACGACACCAAAAAAGTTAGAAGGTAAAAAACGTCTTAGTGAACGGGATGAAGCGTGCTTTAGTGCTCCTGTAGACAGCTATATTTTGGAGCATGAGTTTGACTTTGAGAAAAATTTAGCTTTATTTGATAAGCAAGCTATTTTTGAAGAGATTGAAGCACATTCAAAACCTGATGTTGTTCGTCTAGTGGACACTAACATACGTCAGACAGCGAAGTACAGATGTGATGAAAATATTCTTTTAAGTGAACCAATTACGTATAGAGAGATATCTGTACCGTGTGTTGTTGAAAAAGAATATGTTACAG ATACTGGCTTGGTGGTACCAAGTATAACTAAAGAGCTGCAGTCTCAGTTAATAGAGGCATCTGATCGCTTTGGTTTCTCAACTGAAAGAAGATTAGAGATGGCTGGTCGAGCTGCTAGTGAGATGGTCCTCCAATTGGCTGGAGGCAACCACAG GTTGAACCCTCAGAATTCCCATCAGAGGCCCACAGCAGTTGTGATATGTACCTCACACCAACAAGGAGCACAAGCTGTAAACTGTGGCCGCCATCTTGCAAATCATGGTGTCCAAGTAACAGTTCTCCATCCTGCAGTACACGAGACAGAAGATGCTTGGTTTACGAAAGAACTTAAGTTGTTTAAGTTGACAGGAGGGAAGACAACTTCCAGTGTAGCAG ACCTGCTTCCACAGACAGTTGACATTATTCTTGTAGCTATTGATGAACACTTTGAGACTTCTGAAGTTAAAACAGACCAACATTGGTACAATTCTTCTTATCAGTGGGCCAGCCATTGTAAAGCACCACTGCTGCTGCTGGACCCATCTCCTGAGGCTAAAACAAGTTTGGACTTTGCACCTAAGTGGATTCTTGTTACCATACTTCCACTTGCCTTTCCCAGCAGCAATGCAAGCC